Proteins encoded within one genomic window of uncultured Desulfobacter sp.:
- a CDS encoding transposase, translating to MARPLRIEFEGACYHVLSRGNNRKDVFRSEEDREDFLELLEEMVDRFSIVIYAYVLMVNHYHLLLKTEEPNLSRAMQWLGTSYTRRFNIRHMQSGHLFQGRFKSILVQNDSYLINLSCYIHRNPLRAKMVERLSDYPWSSYQFYAYGKEEPEWLNTQMLLSHFGSGKEQYTNYRRKVKKYSDEDLSIWEDVKHGLIYGSQAFVERIKAKYLSDKPDRELPQLNQMLRSENPDALIKEICNALDCDIETLRSAGRLTGANRDKRDVVIKILLQTGKYSNQQIGELVGLTYSSVSKRLSCINESLKKGAETDFAIIYQRVMDKFKV from the coding sequence ATGGCCCGGCCACTGAGAATAGAATTTGAAGGCGCATGTTATCATGTGCTTTCCAGAGGTAACAACCGCAAGGATGTGTTTCGATCAGAGGAAGACCGCGAGGATTTTTTAGAACTTCTTGAGGAAATGGTGGATCGGTTTTCTATTGTCATCTATGCTTACGTTCTGATGGTGAATCACTATCACCTCCTGCTAAAAACCGAAGAGCCCAACCTTTCCCGTGCCATGCAATGGTTGGGGACGAGCTATACGAGACGGTTCAATATCCGGCATATGCAATCCGGTCATCTATTCCAGGGCCGCTTTAAAAGTATCCTCGTACAGAATGATTCATATTTAATAAATTTGTCTTGCTACATCCATCGCAATCCACTCCGGGCAAAAATGGTGGAACGCCTTTCGGATTATCCTTGGAGCAGCTATCAGTTTTATGCCTATGGAAAAGAAGAACCGGAGTGGCTAAACACACAAATGCTTTTATCCCATTTCGGATCAGGAAAAGAACAATATACGAATTACCGCCGCAAAGTAAAAAAGTACAGTGATGAAGATTTATCCATTTGGGAAGATGTGAAACACGGTTTGATTTACGGTTCTCAGGCATTTGTTGAACGAATTAAGGCGAAATATCTATCAGACAAACCGGACAGGGAATTGCCACAGTTGAATCAGATGCTGAGGTCGGAAAATCCAGATGCATTAATCAAAGAAATTTGCAATGCGTTAGACTGTGATATTGAAACATTAAGATCAGCAGGGCGGCTTACTGGAGCGAACCGGGATAAACGGGATGTTGTGATAAAAATTTTGTTACAGACCGGAAAATACAGCAATCAGCAAATCGGGGAGTTGGTAGGGCTGACGTATTCCTCGGTCAGTAAACGGTTAAGCTGTATCAATGAAAGTTTAAAAAAAGGGGCTGAAACTGATTTTGCAATTATTTATCAAAGAGTAATGGATAAATTCAAGGTTTGA
- a CDS encoding DDE-type integrase/transposase/recombinase — MDNETREQIALTRFKLISPVLAEPGRVQNEYFRTQAAKRHAFPRYGSRQIKVSTFKSWLKAYRKKGFEGLKPKHRKDRGRPRKIEPQMMNAIRVTCRAYPHITVKKLHEKLILENLAGTPPIHYNTLLRVVKEEKLLEFMDKRRDKRTAFETDHVNSLWMCDFMHGPQVTLGRKTHKAILCAVIDDHSRMIVGHAFAPTETVLSLTMVLKDAFLAFGLPERLYVDNGPSFSSDFLARCCALSGISLIHSKPYDSPSRGKIERYFRTVRARFLSTLTEKPSLEELNASFSAWLNDDYHHRLHSGINERPIDRYHRSANHTQITRPSKAELDDIFLVRHERMVNNDATISFKGRIYEVPTAYIRQRVDIRHPVDTDKELYLYDKDIRVGRLRFVDKRQNARTFKPCQSQPVISYANAKVEK; from the coding sequence ATGGACAACGAAACCCGTGAACAGATAGCCTTAACCCGTTTTAAACTGATCAGCCCCGTGTTGGCAGAGCCTGGAAGGGTACAAAATGAATACTTTCGCACTCAGGCGGCCAAACGCCACGCCTTTCCGCGCTATGGCAGCCGGCAAATAAAGGTGTCGACCTTCAAATCCTGGCTCAAGGCATATAGAAAAAAGGGATTTGAGGGCCTGAAACCAAAGCATAGAAAAGATAGAGGCAGACCCAGAAAAATCGAACCGCAGATGATGAATGCCATTCGCGTGACCTGCCGGGCCTATCCCCATATCACAGTAAAAAAACTCCATGAAAAACTCATTTTGGAAAACCTGGCCGGAACACCGCCTATCCATTACAACACACTGCTAAGAGTTGTGAAAGAAGAGAAACTCCTTGAGTTCATGGACAAACGCCGGGACAAAAGAACCGCTTTTGAGACCGATCATGTCAACAGCCTTTGGATGTGCGACTTCATGCACGGCCCTCAAGTCACCCTGGGTCGGAAAACCCACAAAGCCATTTTGTGTGCTGTCATTGATGACCACAGCCGCATGATCGTGGGGCATGCATTTGCCCCCACAGAGACGGTCCTGTCATTGACAATGGTGTTGAAAGATGCGTTCCTGGCGTTTGGGCTTCCTGAACGGCTTTATGTTGATAACGGCCCCTCGTTCAGCTCAGATTTTCTGGCCCGCTGCTGCGCCTTATCCGGTATATCGCTGATCCACTCAAAACCCTATGACTCCCCCTCCCGTGGTAAAATTGAACGCTACTTCAGAACCGTCCGGGCACGATTTTTATCCACTTTAACCGAAAAGCCCTCACTGGAGGAACTCAACGCATCCTTCTCAGCCTGGCTTAATGACGATTACCATCACCGGCTTCACTCAGGCATCAATGAGCGGCCAATCGACCGGTATCACCGATCAGCAAACCATACGCAGATAACCCGGCCGTCAAAGGCGGAACTGGATGACATATTCCTGGTTCGTCATGAACGTATGGTCAACAACGATGCGACCATCAGTTTTAAAGGCCGTATATATGAGGTGCCCACGGCATACATCCGGCAGCGAGTGGATATCCGTCATCCGGTAGATACGGACAAGGAGTTGTATCTCTATGACAAAGATATCAGGGTCGGGCGTCTCAGGTTTGTTGATAAACGACAGAATGCAAGGACATTCAAGCCATGCCAATCCCAGCCGGTGATTTCCTATGCCAATGCCAAGGTGGAAAAATGA
- a CDS encoding secretin and TonB N-terminal domain-containing protein — translation MTSGKSRVLTSYSNELIEGKNSPGAQNASHDDALQQILLGTDLTFQMADNNTAVLKKKDSTEKQPSSKQQENNTEKSGRQQARMEMNLGEITVTAQKREENVQEVPISISVLDEFDIEDNDIKTISDIADYVPNFQQFSVGGAGMYTPSISGTWGQTLNLSITL, via the coding sequence ATGACTTCCGGCAAATCAAGAGTCCTGACCTCATATTCAAACGAACTGATAGAAGGTAAAAACAGCCCCGGTGCCCAAAACGCGTCCCACGATGATGCTTTACAACAAATCCTGCTTGGAACCGATTTAACCTTTCAAATGGCAGACAACAACACCGCTGTTTTAAAGAAAAAGGACTCCACAGAAAAACAACCCAGCTCAAAACAGCAGGAAAACAATACGGAAAAGTCCGGACGTCAACAAGCCCGTATGGAAATGAATCTGGGAGAGATAACGGTAACGGCACAAAAAAGGGAAGAAAATGTACAAGAAGTACCCATCTCTATAAGTGTACTTGATGAATTTGATATAGAGGATAACGATATAAAAACTATCAGTGATATCGCAGATTATGTACCTAACTTTCAGCAGTTCAGCGTAGGAGGAGCGGGTATGTATACTCCGAGTATCAGTGGGACTTGGGGTCAAACCTTGAATTTATCCATTACTCTTTGA
- a CDS encoding putative transposase, whose protein sequence is MMEHFAIDLLQEYGTEGFPDTEQVVNPAWRTLDKKRNSIQNKLRYRQARFGEMAMHPQAKDNEKKYENWINKKAALLEEVEQYEAELSNIKSKIKEVSKHITWGNLEDQDKFMHLLPNRKRLMDTVKMIAYRAETSMAGILKSETIDMPAARRLLQDLYATEADLLPDTENKVLTVRVHNASRPAANKAFIRLFDELNSAELCYPGTNMKMEYVLALNESG, encoded by the coding sequence ATGATGGAACACTTTGCGATTGACCTTCTTCAGGAATATGGCACCGAAGGATTTCCTGACACCGAACAGGTTGTCAACCCAGCTTGGAGGACTTTGGATAAAAAACGTAATTCCATCCAAAATAAACTTCGATATCGCCAGGCCCGTTTTGGAGAAATGGCGATGCATCCCCAAGCCAAGGATAATGAAAAAAAATATGAAAACTGGATAAACAAAAAAGCAGCATTGCTTGAAGAAGTTGAGCAGTATGAAGCTGAGCTATCAAATATAAAGTCAAAAATAAAAGAGGTATCAAAGCATATCACCTGGGGCAACTTGGAAGATCAAGACAAATTCATGCATCTGCTTCCGAACAGGAAGCGCCTTATGGATACCGTTAAAATGATTGCTTACCGGGCTGAGACCTCAATGGCAGGGATTTTGAAAAGTGAGACCATAGATATGCCGGCAGCCCGCAGGTTGTTGCAGGATTTGTATGCAACAGAGGCAGACCTTCTGCCTGATACAGAAAATAAAGTTTTAACTGTCCGAGTCCATAATGCGTCAAGGCCTGCGGCCAATAAAGCCTTCATCCGTCTATTTGATGAACTGAACTCGGCAGAACTCTGCTACCCTGGTACTAATATGAAGATGGAATATGTACTTGCTCTCAATGAATCTGGGTAG